Genomic segment of Canis lupus dingo isolate Sandy chromosome 9, ASM325472v2, whole genome shotgun sequence:
AATAATTAAGGGTCATTATATCTGGTCACTTAGAAGAGAGATAGGAGTTCAGCCGTGCTGATGGGGTCACTTAGGGAGAGGCCGGCAGGCCCCTGGAggctccctggggtggggtgtggtAGAGGGCCCCAGCTAGACACTCTGGGTCCCCAAGAAGGAAGGGGGAGTAAGGGCTATTGCTATAGAGCTGGGAGGAGGCCAGGCGGGCATAGCTATGGCTTTtagtaggtgggtgggtggataaaGTATTTTACCATCTTTGTACaagaatcaacaaaacaaagtcaCCCTGTATGCCCCAAAAGTGTGGTTGTGGAAGCTCAGGGTCCGGGTGGGCTGCTCCAGAAAGAcaccctttccctccttcccacagTCCTTTGGGCCCCTTCGAGAGAGTGCAGTCAAGAGAGGAGAAGGGCATCCTCATATAGACACCTCTGAAAGGGAGGCAACAGGACGGGGGGACAGTGAGTCACACACCCTTGAGGGGAGACACGGAGGGCAGAGGCACAAAAATGGGGCAAGGAGAGGAGGGTAAGAGGCCAGGGCAGGCAGAGCAATGACCCCAGGCCACCACTGTGGCCCAactctgagagggagagagcatggtCTGTGCCAAGGGTATCCACACCTTGGGCTCTGGCATCCCAGTGGTTGGACACCCGGATGAGGCCTGCTTATTGCTCAGTGGTCTCAGCAGTCCTGGGTGCAGTCAGCTGGGGGAGGACAGCATATTTGCGGGAGCTGGGAGTGTGCTCACTGGTTTTGCCTCTGGTTGATCCCACTCTCTCTAACACATAGAGTGAAAGAGAACATGGTTGCGGGTTCCTCCTGTTCATTACAGGGAGCATGATGGGAGAAGCGTTCACCATCCCTAGAGATTGACTCTGCTCACCTCCCAGACCCTGGGTGACACACGGAATGCTTGGCCTCAGCCAAGGGCAGGACCTGCCATGATGCGTTATTTGTGAGTGAGGTAaaggcctctccctgccccccacactcCCTCAGCAGCCCCTTTAAGACCTCACAGGCACTTAGGACTCAATGCAGGACCAACAGAGGAGCCATGGCATGGGGGACGGGCTCTAGGGCTTGCTTTCTTGGGGCTGGGCTGGGTCTAGGGCCTGGGGGGCTGTGTGCTGGACTAGAACTGCACTTCCTGCTTTTGGTCAGGAGGGGGGAGCTGGGGAGAAGGTAGTTAGGAGGTGGGGTATCCCACTTTCCATTTTACCACACTCCATCCTCAACAGGAGGGTTGAGGACCTGGAGCACCAGCCACTGTCAGTTCTGGTAGGATTGGGGGCACCCCTGGAGGGACCAGCCGGGAAACTAACTTGTGCCCTACCCTtgccccctgcacacacacacccccacacacacccctgccgGCCCCCAGCAAACTCGAACCTGGACCAACCACTGCCACTTCCAGGAACCTGGCCCTTCTTCCCACCTCTGGATGCAGCTGGGCGAAATTAGCACCATTAAACAGGACTAGGAAAGCTCCCAAGGCAGCCTTCAGGTTCCCAGCTACCTCCAGGAGAGGTAGGCAGGTTCTGCCCTTCCACCAGCCTGACAGAGTGGCTGATTCCAGGGTGCCCCCTTGCTTCCCTAGCACAGCTCTCACTCAGTCTGAATACTTGGGTGGGCATCCTGGGGAAGAACTAAACTGGAGACAGCTTTAGAGCAGGTTCTGCCAGAAAACCCATTCTGTCCTCCTCTGCAAGGGTCCGTGGGTGCTACCTTCCAGAAGTTCAAGCTTCATACTTTCCCTACCAGGGGCTCTGGCAGGAAATGCCTTTAAAGTGTTGGGTGCTCACCGGTAAGGACCTATCAGCTGGGTAGGGGTCGGAGAAGCGGCTTCAGAAGAAAAGGGGTCCAGCCGCTAGCCGCTAGCCCCCCAGCCCGAGCCTCTCCTTACAGGAAGGCTCGGCAGGAAGGGCGGccgtgcggggcggggcggggcgggaggggagctGGAAGGCCCAGGGGTGCTGAGTGCCGCTGCGTTCCTCTCGTAGGCCCGCCCAGCCTTCCCCCTCGCGTCCCACGATTGTCAGCTTTCCCGGGACAGGGCGCGACCCTGCAGCGGGGCGGGGACGAGAGGAGCGTCGGTACCGCGCGagtcctcctctcctctcctctcctccgtACCGCGCTCTCTCCGGGCCCCGCGGCAGAGCTCCCTCGGGGGAGGCGACGCGGCCCGGCTGGGGCGCgcgggagggctgggggggctgCGGCCGCCTCCGCTCGGGCCCCCCAGCAGCGCTCCTGGCGGGACGCCGGGCCGGCCttcgcgcccccccccccccccccccgcggccgcgCGCCTACTCCGGCTCCCCGGGAGCGCTGGGCGGGCTGGGCGGGCCGGCCTGGTcggggggctcccggggcggTGGCTGGCGCGGGCTGCGGCCGCTGGGCCGCGGGGGCCTCCGGGCGTGGAGGAAGAGCGCGGGGTCGGGCATGGGATCGGCGTCGTCCAGGGCGCGGGCCGCGCGGTCCCAGGCGGCCCAGTCCCGGCCCGGGCCCTTGGCGGCGGCctcggcggcgggcgggcggcgggcccgCTGtgcgcggcggcggggccggggctcgggggccgcggcggcggcggcggggcccgggcgcggCGCCTGCAGTCTCTGGCGCGCCGCGTGCAGCTGGCAGGAGAGGTAGGCGGCCGCCTCGGTGTGCTTCTGCAGCTCGGTGCCCAGCACGGTGGCGCGGTGGCTGCGGCGCCGCAGCTCCTCCAGGAAGCGGCGCTCCTCCGCGCGCAGGCTGCAGCGAAGCGCCGACACCAGCGCCTCGCGCTGCGCCACCTCCCGCCGCAGCTCGGCGTTGGCGGCCGTCCGCGCGGCCAGCTGCGACTCGAGCGCGCGGCACTTGCTCTCTAGCTCCCGGTTCGCCGCCtctggagaggggaggagagaagacaggTGACGGCCCCCGCCTGGCCGACGCCGCACCGCTCGCCGGTCCACGTTAccgagccccgcagccccctggTTATCCGTTCTCCCTCGCTCTCCCTCGCTCCCGACCCGTCGGCTACGCCGCCCTTCCTCTCTCGTCCGCGGGGCCCCTGCGCCGATCTGGCCTCTCTAATTCTTCAGGTTTCAGCCTGAACGTAAAAACCCTCCCTGCCCGTTCATCCCACCCACAATTGTTTGTGGGACCCTTACTGTATGCACTGTGTTAGGCATTGGGGGACGTCGTGGATAACGAAACATTCCTCGTGAAGCTTACAGCAAGCGTAAGCGGGAGAGGTAGCGTCCGGAATCACAAATGCATGTGAGGTTGCATCTGTGACATGTGCCAACGCCATGACTAATGACTAACAGGATACTGTGACCTAATCAGTCTTCTCGGCAGAGGAGCCACTTAGGCTAGCAGCAGTTGGAAGAATGAGTTGGAGTTAAGCAGTGAAGAGGGAGGCAAGGGTGCTTTGCACAGAGGAACAGTTTGTGCAAAAGCCTGTGGGTAGGAGAGACATGCAAGAGGGCGGGGCTGGCAGACCTACCACtagggaaggtgggcaggaaaGGGGAATCAAGTAGGTCAGCACCTTGCAGTTTCTTTCCTAGAGCAGTTGTTACCTCTCGTAATTTATGTATGTTATTTATTGTTTGCCTTTGCCTGCTGCGTTGAGTTTCAACACTGGGTACATACTGACCACCCAGAGAGCTTTAGAATATAGTTTCCTGCGCCCTAACAAAGACCAGATGAATCAGGATCTCTGGGATTGGACCTGGGAACTGGCGCTTCTTCAAAgttcccagatgattctaatgtacCTACAGTGTTGAGGATCCCTGCCTCTTGGATCATGAGCTCCATTTCAGCAGGGAACAAATCCTGGGATTCACATAAGTAAGTGACTGTAGAGACAGATAGCTGAAAGGTGACAAAAGGTAGGCAAAAGGTGACTTAGGCAAGGACATGGAAATCAGTGTCAGGGGGACAAAGAAATGGAGCTCTCAAACCCACTGAGAAGATAAAAACCAGGACGTTGggctatatcttttttttttttttttaagattttacttatttattcatgagagacagagagagagagagagagagtcagagacacaggcagagggagaagcaggctccatgcagggagccggatgtgggactcgatcctggaactccaggatcatgccctgggccgaaggcaggagctaaactgctgagccacccagggatcccccattgggCTATACCTTAATGTCAGATGACCCCAGAAACTCTTTCAAAGGAAGGATAGTAGGTGGGTTGAAGGTTGCTCTTGTTACAGATCTGGTATTTGGGATGTAACCCCCCTTCCTCCCAGCACTGAGGCATAAAGAGGTTGCCCACTTTAGGCAGTGGGCAGAATTCATTCAAATCTATAAA
This window contains:
- the CCDC92B gene encoding coiled-coil domain containing 92B: MDTMSLEHQIQSVQRHISFLKKEQMALLRDLHLEILRLQKRCSELTRDLEMREAQSHQQEAANRELESKCRALESQLAARTAANAELRREVAQREALVSALRCSLRAEERRFLEELRRRSHRATVLGTELQKHTEAAAYLSCQLHAARQRLQAPRPGPAAAAAAPEPRPRRRAQRARRPPAAEAAAKGPGRDWAAWDRAARALDDADPMPDPALFLHARRPPRPSGRSPRQPPPREPPDQAGPPSPPSAPGEPE